The following proteins are co-located in the Solanum pennellii chromosome 8, SPENNV200 genome:
- the LOC107026686 gene encoding uncharacterized protein LOC107026686 isoform X2 translates to MDLTRVREVSVPVIPAFACEKDSEAMRRRRVLRKFDKELANRNYKAANSLLKQLQHKPRALLCFDSAKLVPKIINTQELSMVDSSSFESLVDTIMCSIKYSIKFALSDEEVLITGFEDATGSETDNSPYEDHQMCLQHEVGHFLVGYLVGVLPRSYEVPSLQDVTQDKFAQGNVQFLGFEFLKEVDINTISSKRFTHGKLKSKTLNRFLCVILGGLAAEHLLFGYSELLHSDVQKLDRVLRWLCYNENEADSLVRWAILTTLSLLSHHHEARSRLAEAMTSRRSIGYCIDMIESTL, encoded by the exons ATGGATTTGACGAGGGTGAGAGAAGTTTCAGTTCCGGTGATTCCGGCATTCGCTTGTGAGAAGGACTCAGAAGCAATGCGTCGCCGTAGAGTCCTCAGAAAGTTTGATAAAGAGTTAGCAAACCGAAATTACAAAGCTGCTAACTCTCTGTTAAAGCAATTACAGCACAAGCCCCGAGCCCTACTTTGCTTCGATTCTGCCAAATTg GTGcctaaaataatcaatacacaaGAACTATCTATGGTTGATTCATCGTCTTTTGAATCTTTAGTTGACACAATTATGTGTTCAATCAAATATAGCATCAAGTTTGCTCTATCAGATGAGGAG GTCTTAATAACGGGATTTGAGGATGCTACTGGGAGTGAAACCGATAATTCCCCTTATGAAGATCATCAAATGTGTTTGCAA CATGAGGTGGGGCATTTTTTGGTTGGTTACCTGGTCGGGGTCTTACCAAGAAGCTATGAAGTACCTAGTCTACAAGATGTAACACAGGACAAATTTGCTCAAGGAAATGTGCAGTTTCTTGGCTTTGAATTTCTGAAagaa GTTGATATTAATACTATATCAAGCAAACGGTTTACCCATGGCAAGCTAAAAAGCAAG ACTTTGAACAGGTTCTTGTGTGTGATACTAGGAGGGTTAGCAGCAGAGCACCTGTTATTTGGTTACTCCGAATTACTTCACTCAGATGTTCAAAAG TTGGACAGAGTGCTAAGGTGGTTATGCTACAATGAGAATGAAGCCGACTCTCTGGTAAGATGGGCTATTCTTACCACTTTGTCACTATTAAGTCATCATCACGAGGCTCGATCAAGACTAGCAGAGGCCATGACTTCAAGAAGATCAATTGGCTATTGTATTGATATGATAGAGAGCACATTGTGA
- the LOC107026686 gene encoding uncharacterized protein LOC107026686 isoform X1, translated as MDLTRVREVSVPVIPAFACEKDSEAMRRRRVLRKFDKELANRNYKAANSLLKQLQHKPRALLCFDSAKLVPKIINTQELSMVDSSSFESLVDTIMCSIKYSIKFALSDEEVLITGFEDATGSETDNSPYEDHQMCLQHEVGHFLVGYLVGVLPRSYEVPSLQDVTQDKFAQGNVQFLGFEFLKEVDINTISSKRFTHGKLKSKENRAKISSQTLNRFLCVILGGLAAEHLLFGYSELLHSDVQKLDRVLRWLCYNENEADSLVRWAILTTLSLLSHHHEARSRLAEAMTSRRSIGYCIDMIESTL; from the exons ATGGATTTGACGAGGGTGAGAGAAGTTTCAGTTCCGGTGATTCCGGCATTCGCTTGTGAGAAGGACTCAGAAGCAATGCGTCGCCGTAGAGTCCTCAGAAAGTTTGATAAAGAGTTAGCAAACCGAAATTACAAAGCTGCTAACTCTCTGTTAAAGCAATTACAGCACAAGCCCCGAGCCCTACTTTGCTTCGATTCTGCCAAATTg GTGcctaaaataatcaatacacaaGAACTATCTATGGTTGATTCATCGTCTTTTGAATCTTTAGTTGACACAATTATGTGTTCAATCAAATATAGCATCAAGTTTGCTCTATCAGATGAGGAG GTCTTAATAACGGGATTTGAGGATGCTACTGGGAGTGAAACCGATAATTCCCCTTATGAAGATCATCAAATGTGTTTGCAA CATGAGGTGGGGCATTTTTTGGTTGGTTACCTGGTCGGGGTCTTACCAAGAAGCTATGAAGTACCTAGTCTACAAGATGTAACACAGGACAAATTTGCTCAAGGAAATGTGCAGTTTCTTGGCTTTGAATTTCTGAAagaa GTTGATATTAATACTATATCAAGCAAACGGTTTACCCATGGCAAGCTAAAAAGCAAG GAAAATAGGGCCAAAATCTCATCCCAG ACTTTGAACAGGTTCTTGTGTGTGATACTAGGAGGGTTAGCAGCAGAGCACCTGTTATTTGGTTACTCCGAATTACTTCACTCAGATGTTCAAAAG TTGGACAGAGTGCTAAGGTGGTTATGCTACAATGAGAATGAAGCCGACTCTCTGGTAAGATGGGCTATTCTTACCACTTTGTCACTATTAAGTCATCATCACGAGGCTCGATCAAGACTAGCAGAGGCCATGACTTCAAGAAGATCAATTGGCTATTGTATTGATATGATAGAGAGCACATTGTGA